The Triticum aestivum cultivar Chinese Spring chromosome 7B, IWGSC CS RefSeq v2.1, whole genome shotgun sequence genome window below encodes:
- the LOC123160243 gene encoding hydrophobic protein OSR8: MGLCSCCCRCLEIMCAILLPPLGVCLRHGCCSMEFWISVLLTILGYLPGVLYAAYVICSVDPDRVRRRGDSDDDYIYVA, encoded by the exons ATGGGGCTGTGCTCGTGCTGCTGCCGGTGCCTGGAGATCATGTGCGCCATCCTCCTCCCGCCCCTCGGCGTCTGCCTCCGCCACGGCTGCTGCTCC ATGGAGTTCTGGATCAGCGTGCTGCTCACCATCCTCGGCTACCTGCCGGGCGTCCTCTACGCCGCCTACGTCATCTGCTCCGTCGACCCCGACCGCGTCCGCCGCCgcggcgacagcgacgacgactaCATCTACGTCGCCTGA
- the LOC123160242 gene encoding UPF0057 membrane protein At4g30660 yields METGPGSRCRRCLEILCAVLLPPLRVYLRHGFCSMRFLISVLRTIIGYYFCLLFVIQAPVTGYVRNYLAVFYVLLLVALNRPSNGDNDDVDEDDDSATAASYVFVA; encoded by the exons atggagacggggCCGGGTTCGCGCTGCCGCCGGTGCCTGGAGATCCTGTGCGCCGTCCTCCTCCCGCCGCTCCGCGTCTACCTCCGCCACGGCTTCTGCTCC ATGCGGTTCTTGATCAGCGTGCTGCGCACCATCATCGGCTACTACTTTTGCCTTCTCTTCGTTATTCAAGCCCCCGTCACGGGTTACGTGCGGAACTACCTCGCCGTCTTCTATGTCTTGCTCCTCGTCGCACTCAACCGCCCCAGTAATGGCGACAACGACGACGTCGACGAAGATGacgactccgccaccgccgcctcctacGTCTTCGTCGCCTGA